The Stutzerimonas stutzeri genome segment AGCCAAAAGGCACGCAATGCCTCTTCGTGCGGACGGGCGCACGAAGTGGGTCAGGGCAGAACGGGAATCAGGCGCGGGGTGGATGCCAGACGGCGTCCGGGATCAGGGCGGGGGTAAAGTCGCTGGGATGGACAGGCACGGGCTTGCCGAGCGGCAATGTAGGCGGCTTGCCGAGCGATAGCTGCAGCAAGCTGCTGGTTTTGCATTCCTTGCCGGATTTGCAGAACACGCCTTTGCCTGGCTGCTCGTGATCGAGGCACTCGCTGCTCTGCATATCCATCGTGGCCTGCATGAGGCTGGACGCTTCGGCGTGTGACCCGTGGCTCATCATCGTGCCTTGACCGACAGGCAACAGCATTTGCGCCATTCCGTTGATGGGAAGCGCAAGGGTCAATAGCAAAAAGATGAAGACACGGACATGGCGTTGCATGCGGCCGAGTCTATTGGATGCAGCTGCGCTGAACAAGCGCGGCCAGCCCAGCGAACGGGCTCTGCCACGCCCTAAGTCCGCCGGTTGCCAGGCCGTGTTTTGGATGGGCAAACGAAGCGCATTGAAAACGGCCCGGCACGCGAGGGCATGCAGCCACGGTAGCGTGCCGAGACGGCTGCCTTGGCGCCGAATCAGATCGGCATCACAACGGTCAATGAACAGCCGGACAGGTTTGGTTTCTGCGCAGCTCCCCCGTTCAGCTGAGCGCGTTAGGCCGTATGCCTCCCCGGCACGACGCCAGCCCGGCAGATGGACGGCTCGGCCTGGAGTGGCCGTGCTAGGCTTGGTTTGGCTGTTTCCCCGGTCGATACGAACAATTACGCACGGCCCGACTCGGCGCCTTGTTTGGAGTCCCGCATGATCGCGCGTCCGCCCTCTGAGCTACCAACCGATCTCTCGGCATTCGTTGCCACGCACTTCGCCGGCCGAGGGTCCAATCCGGATCGGTTGATTGCCGAATCCTGGTACCGCAGCGTCCACCAGCACGGGCTCGATCCGACTCAACCTGTCGCCCATGTTCAGCTCGAGCAGCACGAGATTCGCCTGCATCAGGAAGAACACCATGACTTTCTGGCCATCGCGAGTCAGGGCATGGAAGGGTTGTCGCGGCGGCTGAACCCGGCGGGCTTTGCCGTGCTGCTCAGTGATCGCCGCGGGATCACGCTCGATGCCCGGCTACCCGGGCAGTACAGTCCCTATGCGGACTCGGGGCTGGTGGTCGGCAGTTGCTGGGACGAGTCGCTGGTGGGGACCAACGGCATCGGTACGGGGCTGGCCGCGGGCCAGTCGCTGATCATCCACCGCGACGAGCATTTTCTCAGCAGCAACGCCATGCTGAGTTGCTCGGTGGCGCCGTTGTTCGATCCTCAGGGCGCATTAATGGGGTGTCTCAACGCCTCGTGTCTCAACAGTGGCGGGCCGAAGCAGGCGCAATACCTGACGCTCCAGTTGGTCAGCCTGTACGCCCGGCTTATCGAAAACGCCAGTTTCCACCAGCGCTATGCGCATTGCGCCATGCTGACGCTGGGCGGCGATGCAGGCGACCTGGGCAACGAGCGGTTGCTGGCGCTTGATGCGGCGGGCCGGATCCTCGGTGCCAATCGCGCCGCCTTTTTGGCCGCCGGCCAGCGGGGCGCGCTCGTGGGCGAGGCGGTTCAGGATGTTCTGTCCCTCTCACTGGATGAGCTGGTCACCCTTACCCACGGCGGCCAGCGCAGCGCGACCTTACGGTTGGCCGGTGGACCGGCGCTGGAGGTGACGCTGCGGATGCCGGCGGCCCCCACGCCGCGCGCCAGAAGCGAGCGCGGCCTGAACGTCGTTCCGGCAGAGCCAACCCTTGAACACCTGGCCGGAGAGGATCCAGGCCTGCAGCGCTCCGTCCAGAAGCTGCGGCGCGTGCTGGATCGGGATATTTCATTGCTGCTGACCGGCGAGACCGGCACCGGCAAGGAAGCCTTCGCGCGGGCGATCCATCAGGCCAGCGTGCGCGCTAAGGGGCCCTTCGTCGCGCTCAATTGCGCGGCGATCCCGGAGTCGCTGATCGAGAGCGAGCTGTTTGGCTACCGTGCCGGCACCTTTACCGGCGCCAGCCGCCAGGGGATGAAGGGCAAGCTGGAGCAAGCCAATGGCGGGACGCTGTTTCTCGACGAGATTGGCGATATGCCGGCGCACCTGCAGACGCGGCTGCTGCGCGTGCTGGCCGAGCGGGAGCTGGTGCCGCTGGGGGCTGCCACGCCGGTCGCGCTGAATGTGCAGCTGGTCTGCGCCACGCACCGCGACCTGCCTGCCATGGTGGCTGCGGGCGAGTTTCGTGAGGACCTGTACTACCGGCTAAACGGCCTGACCATCAGGCTGCCCGCCTTGCGCGACCGGGCGGATCGCGCCGCGCTGATCCGTCGCGTTTTAGGACGTGAGGCTGGCGACGAGCCTGTCGAGTTGACCACCGAGGCGATGGAACGGCTGGCCGCTTACCGGTGGCCCGGCAACGTGCGCCAGCTGATCAACGTGCTGCGCTGTGCCGTCGCGCTGGCGGACGACGGGCTGATCGGTCTCGATTGCCTGCCACCGGAGCTACTGTCGGCGCCCATGGAGCCGTTGTCCGTGACGCAATCGCTGGAGACGACCCGAGACGCTGCCGAAGCGGCCCATCTGCAAGCGACACTTGAGCAGCATGGCGGCAACGTCACGTCGGCGGCACGTTCGCTTGGCATCAACCGCGCCACGCTGTATCGCAAGCTGCAGCGTTACGGGCTCACCACGCGACGCAGGTGATAGCTCGCATGTGACGGTTGCGTCGCGGGCTCAGCGGTGCCCAGGGCGCTAGCCTCGAGATCCGAGAAGAATGCGTGCCAGCTCTCGGATATGACCCAGACCAGGTGGGCTGAAGCAGAGCTCCGCTCGGCCCACCCTATGGTGGCGCGAACACGCTCAAGCCCAACACGACGCTCGCTTCCCCCACCATCCGACTCCCTCGCCCCTCCGGGGAGAGGGCTGGGGTGAGGGGAGCGCCGTCAGGCGCCTGCGCGAGGAAAGGTCACTCAGCTCTGTACATACACCGCGTGGGTATGGGTGTACTCGTACAGGCCGTGCTTGCCATCCGCGCCGCCGATGCCGGATTTGCGCACCCCGGCGTGGAAGCCCTGCATCGCCTCGAAGTTCTCGCGGTTGATGTAGGTCTCGCCGAAGTCCAGGCCAGCGGCCGCTTTCATCGCGGTGGAGAGATCGCGGGTGTAGATCGAGGAGGTCAGGCCGTACTCGCAGTCGTTGGCCATGGCGATGGCTTCGTCCAGGTCATCGATGATCTGTACCGGCAACACCGGGCCGAAGACTTCCTTGCGCATGATTTCCATGTCGTGCGAGCAGTTGGCGAGCAGCGTCGGCTGGTAGTGGAAGCCCTTGCCCAGGTCCGCCACGGCGCCACCGGTGACCAGCTGCGCGCCCTGGCTCTGGGCGGTGCGCACCATCTGCTCGACCTTGCGCAGGCCAGCCTCGTTGATCAGCGGGCCCATCTCCACGTCCGCTTGGGCGATGGGGTCGCCATAGCGGGTTTCGGCCAGGGCACCGGCAATGCGTTCGATGAACTGGTCCGCGACACCGCGCTGCACGTAAACGCGCTCGGCGCAGTTGCAGACCTGCCCGGTGTTGATGATGCGCGACGCGCGAATGGCGGTGACGGCGAGGTCCAGGTCCGCATCGTTCATCACGATTGCCGGGGCCTTGCCGCCTAGCTCCAGGTTGAGCTTGGTGACGTTTTGCGCCGCAGCGGCCATGATCCGCTGGCCGGTGCCGACGCTGCCGGTGAAGCTGATCATGTCGATCTTGTCGCTGGTGGTCAGCGCGCTGCCGACCCCCGCGCCGCTGCCGCAGACCACGTTGAACACGCCTTTGGGCAGGTCGGTCTCGGCCACCAGCTTGGCAAATTCGAAGCAGTTGTTCGGCGTCTCTTCGCTGGGCTTGATGACGATGGTGTTGCCGGTCACCAGCGCCGGCGCCATCTTCCGCGCGATCAGGAAGAACGGGAAGTTCCACGGCAGGATGCCGGCCACCACGCCCAGCGGCTTGCGGAACAGGAAGATGTTTTCGCCCGGGCGGTCGCTGGTGATGATCTCGCCCTCGATACGGCGCGCCCACTCGGCCATGTAGTCGAGGTAGTCGGCAGTGAAGTTGACCTCCACCAGCGCCAGGCTCTGGATCTTGCCGCCTTCCTCGGTGATGACCCGGGCCAGGCGCTCGGCGTTCTGGCGGATCTTGCTGGCGATGGCGCGCAGGTAGCCGGCGCGCTCGACGGCGGGCTTCTGGCTCCAGGCTTTCTGCGCGGCGCGGGCGGCGGCGATGGCGCGTTCGGCGGTGGCGGCATCGGACTCCGGCACGCGGGAAAGCACCGCGCCGGTCGCCGGGTTGCGCACCTCGATGAGGTTGTCGCAGGCGACGAAGGCGCCGTCGATGTAGTTCTGGTAGGTCGTCAAGTCAGTCATGTCGATTCTCCTGGGGTCAGTTGCTGGCCGTTTTCTGGGTCGGCTGAGGCAGGTCGTCCGGGCCGTGTTCGAGGCGGTCGTGGGCGCGCTTGATCAGGTATTGATGGATCTGTTCCATCTGCTCGCGATCGAACGCTTCGGCGAAGGAGGGCATGCCATCGGGGATGCGCGCGCCGTGGAGGATGCCGAGGAACTGCTCATGTTTATCCGGGGTGAGCATGCGCAGGTCCGGCAGCACGCCGCCGCTGACGGCGTGGATGCCGTGGCACTGGGAGCAGTAGCCGTCATAGAGCTTGCCGCCGGCCTTGACGGTGGCCGCATCGGCTGTCAGTGGCGGCGGCTTGGGCGCGTCTTCACGCGGCGCCGGTTCCTGCAGCTCGGCGGTGCCGCCGAGCTTGTAGGTGAGCACCTGGGCGTAGGGCTGCACGCCGGCGCGCAGCGACAGGGCGCCGGCAAAGGTGGAGAAGGCGCCGCCCCAGCCCGCCATGAAGGTCACGTACTGCTCGCCGTCCACGCTGTAGGTGATGGGCGCTGCCATCACGCCGCTTGCTGCCGGCTGCTCCCAGAGTTTCTTGCCGGTGTCGGCGGCATAGGCGATGACACGGCCATCGGCGCTGCCTTCGAACACCAGGTTGCCCGCGGTGCTCAGGGTGCCGCCGTTGAAGATGGTGACGTAGGGCACTTCCCACGCCTGCTCCTGCTTGACCGGGTCCCAGGCGATCAGCTTGCCGGACCAGGTGTCGGCGTACTTGCCCAGGCCTTCCGGGTCCTCGGGCATCATCCCGGTCTTCAGGCCCAGCTGGTACATGCTCTTGAACTTGTTGCGCGCCGGCGCATCCGGCACGTGCTCGTACCAGGCCGACATGATGTGCGCGGGGATGTAGACCAGCCCAGTGTTCGGGTTATAGGACATGGGGTGCCAGTCATGCGCGCCCCAGAAACCCGGCTGGACCAGCTTGGCCTTCTTCTCGCCTTTCCAGTAGGCCGCCGCTTCGTCGTCGACGATAGGCCGGCCGGTCTTCAGATCCACGCCCTTGGCCCAGTTGATCGGCACGATGTTTTCGGCCGATAGCAGCTCGCCCGTGGCGCGGTCGATGACGTAGAAGAAGCCGTTCTTCGGCGCCTGCATCAGCACCTTGCGCTGTTTGCCCTTGATCTCAAGGTCCGCAAGAATCATGTGCTGCGTGGCGGTGTAGTCCCAGGCATCGCCCGGCGTGGTCTGGTAGTGCCAGACGTATTCGCCGGTGTCGGCGTTGACCGCGACGATGGAGGACAGGAACAGGTTGTCTCCCTTGCCCTCGCTGCGCCAGATCGGGTCCCACAGCGAGCCGTTGCCGACGCCGATGTAGAGCAGGTTCAGCTCCGGGTCATAGGCAAAGGAATCCCAGGCGGTGCCGCCGCCACCCTGCTCGACGAAGGCGCGGCCGTGCCAGGTCTTCTTTGCGATCTCCATGCCCTTGCCTTCGGCAGGCTTGTCCGGATCACCCGGTACGGTGAAGAAGCGCCAGGCCTGCTTGCCGGTCTCGGCATCGTAGGCGGTGACGTAGCCGCGCACGCCGAACTCGGCGCCGCCGTTGCCGATCACCACCTTGCCGTTGACCACGCGCGGGGCACCGGTGATGGAGTAGCTGCGTTCCTTGTCGTAGCGGGTGTCGACCGACCAGACGCGCTCGCCGGTCTTGGCGTCGATGGCTTCCAGACGGCCATCGAGCACGCCGACATAGACCTTGCCCTTCCACACGGCGACGCCGCGGTTGATCGCATCGCAGCAGGCCTCACCAGCGCGGGAACGGTCGGACTTGGGGTCGTACTTCCAGATTTCCTTGCCGGTGCGCGCATCGAGCGCATAGACGATGGAGAAGGGCCCGGTGGTGTACATCACACCGTCGACCACGATGGGTGTGGCTTCCACGCCGCGGTCGATGTCGAGCTTGTAGCTCCAGGCCAGCCCGAGTTCGTCGACGTTGGCATCGGTGATCTTCTTCAGCGGGCTGAAGCGCTGTTCGCCGTAGTCGCGACCGTGGCTCATCCAGTTGCCGGGTTCGGCGTCGGCATTGGCGATGCGTTTGCCGTCGACTTCGGCAGCGTGCAGTGGCAGGGACAGCAGGGCGGCCAAACTGGTGGCGCCAAGCAGGGTGGTGGGCCGTCGGCCCAGGTAGGGATCCAAGTGCTTCATCGCAGGCTCTCTCTTGTTATTGGTTTAACCGCCCGGTGGGGCAGGTCTTCTCGGGAGAGCAACCGCTGTGCCAGCCGTTGCGATTTGGCTGCAAGGCCAGGTGTGGTGCTGGCTGGCGGGGTCCTGGTTCGTCGCGGCGGGAGCGGCTTGTCGCAACCAGACCGTTGCGCTGCTGCGGCAGCTGTCGCGCCGTTGCGACAGTGGGGACGCGCTCGAATGCCTGACGATCGGAGGCTGAATCTTACGGCGGCGATTCAAATAGGCCTGCCAATGCAGCAGGACCGGCGTCGGCGGGTTGGCTCGGAGGCGAAAACGGCGATCGGCGGTGTCTCAAGGCTGGCTTGGCATGTACGTTGCGTTGATAAGAGCTGGCATAGACAGGTTTTCCGCCCCAGCTCCGCTCTGTAGTTTAAAAACCGCGTTTCGGTTCGGCCTGCCGCCGAGGCTGCCTCTTCGCCTCCGCTCGGTCAGCGTTCTCGAGCGGTTTGCCCGGCAACAGCGGTTAACGTCACTCCATAACAACAAGGCTCATCCATGTATCGACTGTTTCTTGCCGGATCGCTCTCGTTGGCGACCGGCCCCTTGCTCGCGCAGACAAGCGAACCGCTCACGCTCGACCCGTTGTTGGTGAGCTCGCCGCGGGCGGAATCCGACTGGTTCACCTTGCCGATGGCGGTGTCCGCCGTAACGGCGCAGGACCAGCCGGGTGAGCAGTTGCTCACCCTCGACAGCTTGCTCGGGCCTGTGCCGGGCGCGCTTTCGCAGAGCCGCTACAACCTGGCGCAAGGCATGCGCCTGTCCATTCGCGGCTTTGGTTCCCGCTCCAGTTTTGGCGTGCGCGGCGTTCGCGTGCTGGTCGACGGGGTGCCGCTGACCATGCCTGACGGGCAGACCGAGATGGACGGGCTGGATACCTCGCTGGTCGAGCGCATCGAGGTGATCCGCGGCCCCTCGTCGACCATCTACGGCAATGCCGCGGGTGGCGTCCTGTCGATCCAGACGCGAGAACCAGGGGAGGCGCCGTTTACGCAGGTCGAGGTGACCGGCGGCGAACTGGGCTATCGGCGCATGCGCGCGGAAACCAGTGGCAGCGCCGGATCGCTGGGTGCCTTGCTCGCCGTCAACGCCACACAGCTCGACGGCTACCGCACACACGGGACTGCCGAAACCAATCACCTCACCGGCAAGCTGCGTTGGCAGGGGGAGGGCGGCACGCTCGGGCTCACCCTGCATGCGATCGACAACCGCGCCGAAGATCCCGGTGGGCTGAACCTGGCTCAGGTCCGGGCGGACCGTTCCCAGGCGCGGCCACAGAGCCTGCAGTTCGATTCCGACGAGACTGTCGAGCAGCAGCGCGTCTCGCTGGTTTGGGATGGCCAGGCCGCCGGCGACGATACCTACCAGTTGCGCAGCTATTACGGCCAGCGTGAGTTCAGCAACCGCCTTCCGTTGCAGAACAACGGCCAGACCTCCTACGACCGCTGGTTCGCCGGGGTGGGCGCGCAGCGCACCTTTCACCGTGAGCTGGCGGGTCTACCGCATCAGTTGACCGTCGGCATGGACCTGGAAAGCCAGCGGGACGAGCGCTCGCGCAACGACAACCTGCCCGGCGGCATCACCGGCGCCCTGACGCAGCGCCAGCGCGAAACGGCGGACAGCCGGGGCGTGTTTATCGAGGATCAGCTGCGCCTGGGCGACGCCTGGCTGCTCACTGCCGGCGTGCGCTATGACAGCGTGCGGCTCGAAGCCAAGGACCGTTACCTGAGCGACGGCGATGCCTCGGGCGAGCGCAACCTGGAGGACTGGAACTACAGCCTGGGGCTGAGCCGGCAACTGGACGCCCACCATGTGGCCTACGCGCGCTACGCAACCTCCTTCGAGACGCCGACCATCAACGAAATGGCCAACCCAAGCGGGGGCGGCTTCAATCCATCCCTCGCCCCGGCACAGTCGATCAATCGCGAAATAGGCCTGAAGGGCGAGCACCCTGGATTGCGTTACGAAGCGGTGCTCTACAGCATGCGCATCGAAGACGAACTGGTGCCGGAAGTCGACGGACGCACCTTCTACACCAACGCCGGCCGCTCCAGTCGTGACGGTATCGAACTCAGCGGCGACTGGTTGCTGGGAAGCCATTGGCGATTGACCGGTGCCTGGAGCTACAACCGCTACCGTTTCGACCAGTTCCAGGGCTACGACGGCAACCGCATCCCCGGAATTCCGAGGCAAAGCCTGTTCGCCGAGGTCAGCTATGACCGCGACGACTGGTATGCACGGGTGAACGTCAACGCCTATGACCAGCAGTACGCAGACAATGCCAACCTCGACCGTGTGGCCGGCTATGCGGTCACCAACGCCCGGCTGGGCTGGCGTATGGCGTGGGGTGATCAGCGCTGGGAGCCCTATGTCGGCATCGACAACCTGCTGGACCGCAACTACTACGACAACCTGCGCATCAACGATAACTTCGGCCGTTATTACGAGCCTGCGCCAGGGCGGACGATCTATGCGGGAGCGAAGCTGACGTTTGATTGATGTGCGGTTTCTGCGAAGCGATGCGCTGCGTGGGGCGCACGCGGCCGTTGCAAAGGAAGCAACTCTGGCGCTCCAGCTGCACCCTCGGTTGTGTCTATCCGCAGCGGCTGGGCGGCGCGGGCCAGGCAGACATTAGAACCGTGCAGTTCAGGCTAGGTTCTGCTGCTGGCCGACAGGCGAAGCTGGCCCGCCGCCTTCGTCTCACCCGTGTATGTGGTATCTGTATATCCATACAGATAAATCTTGCCTGCCGCCTCGCCGCTGCGCATGCTATCGCCCCTTGCAAAGCGAACGGGTGACGACCTGATGCGGCTGTTTCTCTGCGAAAAACCTTCCCAGGCGAAAGATATCGCCCAGGTGCTCGGCGCCACGCGGCGGGGCGAGGGCTGCTGGATGGGTGCGGGTGTCACCGTGACCTGGTGCATCGGCCATCTGCTGGAAACCGCGCCGCCGGACAGTTACGACGCGCGTTACAAGCGCTGGGTGCTGGCTGACCTGCCCATCGTTCCAGAGCGCTGGAAGATGCTGGTCAAGCCCAAGACCGCGAGCCAGTACAAGGCGGTCAAGCGACTACTGGGCGAGGCGCAGGAGCTGGTGATCGCCACCGACGCTGACCGGGAGGGCGAGATGATTGCCCGCGAGTTGGTCGATCATTGCCGCTATCGGGGCCCGATCCAGCGGCTGTGGCTGTCGGCGCTGGACGATGCTTCCATTCGCAAGGCGCTCGGTGCGCTGCGCGCCGGCGCCGATACCTTCAACCTCTATCAGTCGGCGCTGGGACGTTCGCGCGCCGACTGGCTGATCGGCATGAATATGAGCCGACTGTTCACTCTGCTCGGACGGCAGTCCGGTTATCAGGGTGTGCTGCCGGTGGGCCGGGTGCAGACGCCGACGCTGCGCCTGGTGGTCGATCGTGATCGCAGCATTGCCGATTTCGTGCCGCAGCCGTTCTGGGCCATCGAGGTGCAGCTGTTGGGCGACGACGCCATGCCGTTCACGGCGCAGTGGCGCGCGCCGGATGAACACTGCGACGACCAGGGGCGCTGTCTCGATCAGGCGCTGGCGCAGCGCGCCGCCGAGGCCATGCGGGCCGCCGGCCAGGCACAGGTGCAACGGCTCAAGACCGAGCGTGTGCGTGAAGCCGCGCCGCTGCCGTTCGACCTCGGCACCCTGCAGGAAATCTGTTCGAAGAAGCTCGGCCTCGGTGCGCAGGAGACCCTGGACATTGCCCAGTCACTCTACGAAACCCACAAGCTCATCACCTATCCGCGCAGCGATTGCGGCTACCTGCCGCTGAGCCAGCACAGCGAGGCGCCGGATATTCTGGCCGCGCTGGCACAGGCCGATCCGTCGCTGCGTGAGCTCCAGCCGCACCTCGATCCCCGACGCAAGTCGCGCGCCTGGAACGACGCCAAGGTCGGCGCGCACCACGGCATAATCCCGACGGCGGCGGCTCGCGCCTTCGAGCGGCTGAGCGGCAAGCCGCGCGCGGTCTATGCGCTGATCCGTGCGCGCTACCTGGCGCAGTTCCTGCCGGCGCACGAATACGACCGCACCCAGGCCGATCTCGACTGCGCCAGCCAGGCGTTGCGCGCCGTTGGCAAGCAGATCATCGAGCCGGGCTGGAAGCGCGCCTTGCCCGAGGCGCTGGCGGCCAGCCGCGGCCGCGAAGCGCCGGCGCCGCAGACGTTGCCGGTGCCGGTGCTGCGCGAGGGGCAGACATGCCCGGTCCACGACCTGACCTTCAAGGATCTCTGGACGCAGCCACCCAAGCCGTTCACCGAAGGCGACCTGATCAAGGCGATGAAGAACGTGGCCAAGCTGGTGGACGATCCCACGCTGAAACAGAAGCTCAAGGACACCACCGGCATCGGCACCGAGGCGACGCGCGCAGGGATCATCCAGGGCCTGCTCGATCGCGGTTACCTGACCAAGCAGGGCAAGGCGTTGGCGGCCACGCCGGCAGCCTTCAGCCTGATCGATGCGGTGCCGCGTGCCATCGCCGACCCCGGCACCACCGCGATCTGGGAGCAGGCGCTGGACATGGTGCAGAGCGGTGAGATGAGCCTGGAAGAATTCGTCAGCAAACAATCGGCGTGGATGAGCAAACAGGTCGAGCGTTGCAAGGGCGTGCGTTTGACCATCACGGGGCCGGCGGTGCCCGCCGGTCGGGCGCCCTGGAAAAAGCGCAAGGGCGCGGGCCGCAAATCGGCGCCCAGGGCGCGCCGTGCGGCCAAGTCATCCAGCCCGGCGTGATGGCCGGCTAGCCGGCGAGCCCGACCTGCATCAGGTAATAACTCGCGCTACCCAACAGCGCCGTGGCAATCAGCCCCAGCCGGGTCGCAATGGCGATGCCTGCCACCAGCGCCAATGCCAGGGTCGCCGCGAGCGGTGCTTTCGTGGCTTCGCTGTAGAGGATGTACACCGCGAAATTGATGAACACCGCTGTCGGCAGCACCCGCTCCAGCAACCGACGACTGGCGTCCGTCAGATTCAGCGTGACGAACACGGGCAGGATGCGCACCAGGCAGCTGGTGGCAAGCAGCGCGGCGATGGCCAGCAGTACGGGTGTATTCATGAGCGCACCCGCGCGAGGACGAAGGTGGCGAGCAGGACGCTGGGAATCCAGAAGTACAGCGGGCCGAGCAGCAGGATCAGCGCCACGGCAATCAGTGCGCACAGCACGACGGCCAGCAGCAAACGAACCTTGCGGTGGCTCAGCTGCGGCAGGCGCAAGCGCAGTTGACTGGCGGACAGGAACATCAGTACGACGCTCGCCGGGAAGCCCAGGTTCAGGTCCGCTGCGAGCCAGGCCGTCGGGATCAGGGTGCCGATGACGGCGCCGGCCACCCCGGCCACCACCCAGGTCAGAAACAGCGTGGCGCGGATGACCGCCAGCGAGACCCAGGTGTCCTGCTCACGCTCGGTGGCGTAGGCCTCGTCGCCCAGCATATGGGCAAGCAGGGCACGCAGGCCCCACGGCTGCGGCAGCCGCGGGGCCGACACGTAGGCAATCGGTAGATAGCGGCTGTTGATCGAGGCGGTGAGCAGCAGCATGGTGACGAAACCGGCCCCCGAATCGGCCAGCGGCAGCACCGCGAACTGACCGCTGCCGGTGAACCCCAGCAGACCGATCAGCGCGACCTCCAGCGGGCTCCAGTCCGAGCGGCCGGCCAATACGCCGAACAGCAGGCTCACCGGAATGATCGCCAACGCAGCGGGGGCTGCCCGCAGCAAGGCATCGAAGGGGCGGGGTGCGGCGGCTTCCATCGGCGGCGGTCCTCCAGGATTCTGCGAGGGCGCTGTTCGTGCCCGGCCGGGCAGTCTAAACCGAGCGTCTCGTTGCCGTCTGCGGAATCGCGCGGCCTGCCAGCCAAGCGTTGATTGTCTGCCCTGCAGGCGGGCCGGTTCGCGTTTAGAATACGCGCGCCCTTTTCGAGACGATTGAACATGCAGCCTGATGCCCTCGCGACATTGCAACAGCACCTCAGCCAAGCCCTGACGCAACTACCGGACGAGACCCGCCGGCTGTTCCATGGGCGTGGGCGCTGCTGGGCCGGGCTCGAGCACGTTACGGTGGATTGGTTGCAAGGCGTGGTGCTGGTTTCGCTGTTCCGTGAACCGGCGGCCGCCGAGCTCGACGCGCTGATCGGCATGCTCTCGGCACTGACCGACGCGCAAGCCTGGCAATCCAGTGGTGCGCATACCTTGTTGCTGCAGCACCGCTACCTGCCCGACAGCCATATGCAGCAGCTGTTGGGCGAGCCGATCGAGGAGTGGCTGATCAGCGAGAACGGCCTGCGCTACAAGCTCGACCTGGGCATCAAGCAGAACAACGGGCTGTTTCTCGACATGCGCTACGGCCGGCGCTGGGTTCAGCAACACGCGTGCGGCAAGCGGGTGCTCAACCTGTTCGCCTATACCTGCGGGTTCTCGGTGGCCGCCATCGCCGGGGGCGCCGAGCACGTGGTCAATCTGGACATGGCCCGCGCGGCGCTGAGCCGGGGGCGGGACAACCACAGGCTCAACGACCATGATCTGAGCCGGGTCAGCTTCCTGGGCCACGAGCTGTTCAAGTCCTGGGGCAAGGTGAAAAAGGCCGGCCCCTATGATCTGGTGATCATCGACCCGCCGTCGTTCCAGAAGGGCAGCTTTGCGCTCGGTCGTGACTACCAGAAGATTCTGCGGCGCCTGCCTGAGCTACTCACCGAGAGCGGGACGGTACTGGCCTGCATCAATGATCCGGATACCGGCCCGGACTTCCTCATCCA includes the following:
- a CDS encoding TonB-dependent receptor family protein; its protein translation is MYRLFLAGSLSLATGPLLAQTSEPLTLDPLLVSSPRAESDWFTLPMAVSAVTAQDQPGEQLLTLDSLLGPVPGALSQSRYNLAQGMRLSIRGFGSRSSFGVRGVRVLVDGVPLTMPDGQTEMDGLDTSLVERIEVIRGPSSTIYGNAAGGVLSIQTREPGEAPFTQVEVTGGELGYRRMRAETSGSAGSLGALLAVNATQLDGYRTHGTAETNHLTGKLRWQGEGGTLGLTLHAIDNRAEDPGGLNLAQVRADRSQARPQSLQFDSDETVEQQRVSLVWDGQAAGDDTYQLRSYYGQREFSNRLPLQNNGQTSYDRWFAGVGAQRTFHRELAGLPHQLTVGMDLESQRDERSRNDNLPGGITGALTQRQRETADSRGVFIEDQLRLGDAWLLTAGVRYDSVRLEAKDRYLSDGDASGERNLEDWNYSLGLSRQLDAHHVAYARYATSFETPTINEMANPSGGGFNPSLAPAQSINREIGLKGEHPGLRYEAVLYSMRIEDELVPEVDGRTFYTNAGRSSRDGIELSGDWLLGSHWRLTGAWSYNRYRFDQFQGYDGNRIPGIPRQSLFAEVSYDRDDWYARVNVNAYDQQYADNANLDRVAGYAVTNARLGWRMAWGDQRWEPYVGIDNLLDRNYYDNLRINDNFGRYYEPAPGRTIYAGAKLTFD
- a CDS encoding DNA topoisomerase III: MRLFLCEKPSQAKDIAQVLGATRRGEGCWMGAGVTVTWCIGHLLETAPPDSYDARYKRWVLADLPIVPERWKMLVKPKTASQYKAVKRLLGEAQELVIATDADREGEMIARELVDHCRYRGPIQRLWLSALDDASIRKALGALRAGADTFNLYQSALGRSRADWLIGMNMSRLFTLLGRQSGYQGVLPVGRVQTPTLRLVVDRDRSIADFVPQPFWAIEVQLLGDDAMPFTAQWRAPDEHCDDQGRCLDQALAQRAAEAMRAAGQAQVQRLKTERVREAAPLPFDLGTLQEICSKKLGLGAQETLDIAQSLYETHKLITYPRSDCGYLPLSQHSEAPDILAALAQADPSLRELQPHLDPRRKSRAWNDAKVGAHHGIIPTAAARAFERLSGKPRAVYALIRARYLAQFLPAHEYDRTQADLDCASQALRAVGKQIIEPGWKRALPEALAASRGREAPAPQTLPVPVLREGQTCPVHDLTFKDLWTQPPKPFTEGDLIKAMKNVAKLVDDPTLKQKLKDTTGIGTEATRAGIIQGLLDRGYLTKQGKALAATPAAFSLIDAVPRAIADPGTTAIWEQALDMVQSGEMSLEEFVSKQSAWMSKQVERCKGVRLTITGPAVPAGRAPWKKRKGAGRKSAPRARRAAKSSSPA
- a CDS encoding AzlC family ABC transporter permease — encoded protein: MEAAAPRPFDALLRAAPAALAIIPVSLLFGVLAGRSDWSPLEVALIGLLGFTGSGQFAVLPLADSGAGFVTMLLLTASINSRYLPIAYVSAPRLPQPWGLRALLAHMLGDEAYATEREQDTWVSLAVIRATLFLTWVVAGVAGAVIGTLIPTAWLAADLNLGFPASVVLMFLSASQLRLRLPQLSHRKVRLLLAVVLCALIAVALILLLGPLYFWIPSVLLATFVLARVRS
- a CDS encoding class I SAM-dependent methyltransferase, which encodes MQPDALATLQQHLSQALTQLPDETRRLFHGRGRCWAGLEHVTVDWLQGVVLVSLFREPAAAELDALIGMLSALTDAQAWQSSGAHTLLLQHRYLPDSHMQQLLGEPIEEWLISENGLRYKLDLGIKQNNGLFLDMRYGRRWVQQHACGKRVLNLFAYTCGFSVAAIAGGAEHVVNLDMARAALSRGRDNHRLNDHDLSRVSFLGHELFKSWGKVKKAGPYDLVIIDPPSFQKGSFALGRDYQKILRRLPELLTESGTVLACINDPDTGPDFLIQGMTAEAPALEFQERLENPPEFPDISPDSGLKALVFRRLNPR